In one window of Vespa crabro chromosome 6, iyVesCrab1.2, whole genome shotgun sequence DNA:
- the LOC124425085 gene encoding open rectifier potassium channel protein 1 isoform X1, translating into MSKKQWIVLLMLFLAYLFLGASIFYHIESRLEIEHIERAKEERIEINALLLKHYFPSRTHNQNEIFERLTQYCGKSVYNYTDGESDPIKWDFYNSFFFAYTVVSTIGYGNLAPTNTLSRILMIFYGLLGIPMNGILLSQLGEFFGHVFVRAHRKYKSYKKHQNDYAKKLTPLETRKAGLAAQIFMYLIPGFVMFIFFPAFLFSHYEGWTYDEAVYYAFVTLTTIGFGDYVAGQDNTKGSGFFFVMYKTFLICWVSFGLGYIVMIMTFIAQGMRSKKIIRIEHKLAMNLKHTQSKIWNEFNKEINYFRRVFNELQFSKVKRVYVDEYDYEIPPTKFSRSNSFPDLRKLIYGGFETSVPLHPRRRANSEVVPTEPLIRVVSETDLQRIDKTATFAAHAMVQPAELLSKLVNVLGYIPPPDDNNDTSDWDQEYKNKEDSKKTGIEGFKEKDIFNKQNTWNESSWRIGADRIPGMMPRSRAASEVRLNMNKNESNIHQQNGEWTWSGPAASRKIQELIKTRRTGLSGIKDSKSYKFPAITLPKSVPKNLFSPWRRQSSNKKAPDTEQSIQKGTLPDIDLEAGENYSSITANSDLFSSNLDDISETTTSRRRYYTHTGANNLIESNNILEETSLADFLRALTVLHAKISTVPSDYSNTRKPQRKMGTASLTPPKLPSLFTLFSQSADNQNHSQSNQSTVTTSSLQANRRYSLRPSEYSPASTPSYARRESMINSIKPRRFSLRPVATPTNTPPEYTASYLNSRIRDDQKSQFSSLADTFVYESAKKPLVQMEGTPGVSSPIATFSNIRRLSLRPMPQIQQSSSQQIQATKALPRWKAGMLQRQIGRMSVHRRVRAFSLSDVQADKSEKSTGLSPLVIDDNGKPVTSIVSSSKPNVSAVQKTVTIVSPTKNEVLRSDSNESTSVDNQSLVNTFSNPFVSSFVTTETSGNSGTASNFQFKNVQSDEVSSNIVLNNLQRTSEHEINYNDTSKQANSENNERNIENMEVAKEITEKLIFHKDPANSKEIFDDKLILSKDVSSNIKDSSKNSSKSTTSSTIKSSNEKPRIFIDFYKTSLDVKIEKPSVNPFLQYQATTSGSQYGNTNPTEIKGEKENKSQYGQRKLSVEARKPWKKE; encoded by the exons CTTTGCTTCTCAAACATTACTTTCCCAGTCGTACGCACAATCAAAACGAGATTTTTGAACGATTGACGCAGTATTGCGGAAAATCAGTTTATAATTATACGGACGGCGAAAGTGATCCAATAAAATGGGACTTCTACAACAGTTTCTTCTTCGCTTATACTGTCGTCAGTACGATAG GTTACGGAAATTTAGCACCAACCAATACGCTGAGTCGCATATTGATGATTTTTTACGGATTGCTTGGCATACCAATGAACGGAATTTTATTGTCTCAGTTAGGAGAATTCTTTGGTCACGTTTTCGTAAGGGCTCATCGCAAGTACAAATCCTACAAGAAACACCAAAATGATTATGCGAAGAAATTGACGCCTCTTGAAACAAGAAAAGCTGGTCTCGCAGCACAAATCTTCATGTATCTCATTCCTGGTTTCGTCATGTTCATCTTTTTCCCagctttccttttctctcactACGAGGGTTGGACTTACGATGAAGCTGTTTATTATGCTTTCGTAACGTTGACAACAATTGGCTTTGGAGATTATGTGGCAG GACAAGACAACACAAAGGGTAGTGGattcttttttgtaatgtACAAAACCTTTCTTATTTGCTGGGTCTCCTTCGGATTAGGCTACATCGTCATGATTATGACCTTCATCGCCCAAGGTATGCGCAGTAAGAAGATCATCAGGATCGAGCACAAATTGGCGATGAATTTAAAACATACGCAAAGCAAGATATGGAACGAGTTTAACAAGGAGATCAACTACTTCCGAAGAGTCTTTAATGAGCTTCAGTTTTCCAAGGTCAAA AGAGTTTATGTCGATGAATATGATTATGAAATACCGCCGACCAAATTTTCACGAAGTAACAGTTTCCCAGATCTCAGAAAGTTGATATATGGTGGCTTTGAGACCTCAGTACCTTTGCATCCTCGACGTCGTGCTAACAGTGAAGTAGTACCGACG GAACCATTAATACGAGTGGTATCGGAAACTGATCTCCAACGAATCGATAAAACGGCTACATTTGCTGCTCACGCAATGGTACAACCAGCGGAACTATTATCAAAATTGGTAAACGTTTTGGGCTACATTCCACCAcctgatgataataacgatacttccGATTGGGATcaggaatataaaaacaaagaagactCAAAAAAGACAGGAATCGAaggatttaaagaaaaagatatctttaataaacaGAATACTTGGAATGAGTCAAGCTGGAGAATCGGTGCTGATAGAATTCCTGGAATGATGCCACGATCGAGAGCAGCTAGCGAGGTGAGATTGAATATGAACAAAAATGAGTCGAATATTCATCAACAAAACGGAGAATGGACTTGGTCCGGACCGGCTGCTTCGAGGAAGATTCAGGAATTGATAAAAACTCGTAGAACTGGTCTCTCTGGTATTAAAGACAGtaaatcgtataaatttccTGCGATCACATTACCCAAGTCAGTACCAAAGAATCTCTTCTCTCCTTGGAGGCGGCAATCATCGAACAAAAAGGCACCGGACACTGAACAGTCCATTCAAAAGGGCACTCTTCCTGATATCGATCTTGAAGCAGGAGAAAATTATTCGTCGATAACAGCAAATTCTGATTTGTTTTCATCCAATTTGGACGATATCAGTGAAACCACAACATCGAGACGTCGATATTATACTCACACAGGTGCCAACAATTTGATagagagtaataatattttggaaGAGACATCTTTAGCCGATTTTCTTAGAGCTCTCACTGTTCTTCATGCAAAAATCAGCACTGTACCTAGTGATTACTCGAACACACGTAAACCTCAAAGAAAAATGGGTACTGCTTCATTGACGCCACCTAAACTTCCAAGTCTCTTCACTTTGTTCTCGCAATCCGCAGATAATCAAAATCATAGTCAAAGTAATCAAAGCACAGTGACCACGTCATCGTTGCAAGCCAATAGAAGATACTCTCTAAGACCTAGCGAATACTCACCGGCGTCTACGCCATCGTACGCAAGACGTGAAAGTATGATCAATTCTATTAAACCCAGAAGATTTTCCTTGAGACCTGTTGCTACTCCAACCAACACGCCACCGGAATATACAGCGTCTTACTTG AATTCGCGAATACGTGATGACCAGAAATCCCAGTTTTCTTCTCTCGCGGATACTTTTGTCTACGAATCTGCCAAAAAGCCACTGGTGCAAATGGAAGGAACACCAGGTGTCTCTTCACCGATCGCAACGTTCTCAAACATTCGACGTTTGTCTTTACGACCTATGCCCCAAATCCAACAATCATCTAGTCAACAGATTCAAGCCACTAAAGCTCTACCACGTTGGAAAGCTGGTATGTTGCAACGACAGATTGGTAGAATGAGCGTTCATCGTCGAGTACGAGCCTTCAGTTTAAGCGATGTGCAAGCAGATAAATCTGAAAAATCTACTGGTCTAAGCCCATTAGTAATAGATGATAATGGTAAACCAGTAACGTCTATTGTTTCTTCGAGTAAGCCGAATGTTTCTGCGGTTCAGAAGACCGTTACGATCGTATCACCAACGAAGAACGAAGTTCTTCGATCGGACAGTAACGAGTCGACCTCTGTCGATAATCAATCCCTCGTAAATACATTCTCCAATCCTTTTGTTTCCTCTTTTGTAACGACAGAAACATCTGGTAACAGTGGCACTGCTagtaattttcaatttaaaaacgTTCAAAGCGATGAAGTAAGCAGCAATATTGTATTAAACAATTTACAGAGAACATCTGAACATGAAATAAACTATAATGATACCTCTAAACAAGCTAACTCAGAaaacaatgaaagaaatatagaaaatatggaAGTTGCCAAAGAGATtacagaaaaattaattttccataAAGATCCTGCCAATTCTAAAGAAATTTTCGATGACAAATTGATATTGtctaaagacgtatcgtcaaatattaaagatagttCAAAGAACAGCTCGAAATCAACGACTAGTTCTACGATCAAATCTTCGAACGAGAAACCAAGGATATTcatagatttttataaaacttcGTTAGatgttaaaatagaaaaacccAGCGTAAATCCCTTTTTGCAGTATCAAGCTACCACGAGTGGTTCTCAATATGGGAACACCAATCCTACGGAgattaaaggagaaaaagagaataaatcgCAATACGGACAGAGAAAATTATCGGTCGAAGCACGAAAACcatggaaaaaagaatga
- the LOC124425085 gene encoding open rectifier potassium channel protein 1 isoform X2 — protein MIFYGLLGIPMNGILLSQLGEFFGHVFVRAHRKYKSYKKHQNDYAKKLTPLETRKAGLAAQIFMYLIPGFVMFIFFPAFLFSHYEGWTYDEAVYYAFVTLTTIGFGDYVAGQDNTKGSGFFFVMYKTFLICWVSFGLGYIVMIMTFIAQGMRSKKIIRIEHKLAMNLKHTQSKIWNEFNKEINYFRRVFNELQFSKVKRVYVDEYDYEIPPTKFSRSNSFPDLRKLIYGGFETSVPLHPRRRANSEVVPTEPLIRVVSETDLQRIDKTATFAAHAMVQPAELLSKLVNVLGYIPPPDDNNDTSDWDQEYKNKEDSKKTGIEGFKEKDIFNKQNTWNESSWRIGADRIPGMMPRSRAASEVRLNMNKNESNIHQQNGEWTWSGPAASRKIQELIKTRRTGLSGIKDSKSYKFPAITLPKSVPKNLFSPWRRQSSNKKAPDTEQSIQKGTLPDIDLEAGENYSSITANSDLFSSNLDDISETTTSRRRYYTHTGANNLIESNNILEETSLADFLRALTVLHAKISTVPSDYSNTRKPQRKMGTASLTPPKLPSLFTLFSQSADNQNHSQSNQSTVTTSSLQANRRYSLRPSEYSPASTPSYARRESMINSIKPRRFSLRPVATPTNTPPEYTASYLNSRIRDDQKSQFSSLADTFVYESAKKPLVQMEGTPGVSSPIATFSNIRRLSLRPMPQIQQSSSQQIQATKALPRWKAGMLQRQIGRMSVHRRVRAFSLSDVQADKSEKSTGLSPLVIDDNGKPVTSIVSSSKPNVSAVQKTVTIVSPTKNEVLRSDSNESTSVDNQSLVNTFSNPFVSSFVTTETSGNSGTASNFQFKNVQSDEVSSNIVLNNLQRTSEHEINYNDTSKQANSENNERNIENMEVAKEITEKLIFHKDPANSKEIFDDKLILSKDVSSNIKDSSKNSSKSTTSSTIKSSNEKPRIFIDFYKTSLDVKIEKPSVNPFLQYQATTSGSQYGNTNPTEIKGEKENKSQYGQRKLSVEARKPWKKE, from the exons ATGATTTTTTACGGATTGCTTGGCATACCAATGAACGGAATTTTATTGTCTCAGTTAGGAGAATTCTTTGGTCACGTTTTCGTAAGGGCTCATCGCAAGTACAAATCCTACAAGAAACACCAAAATGATTATGCGAAGAAATTGACGCCTCTTGAAACAAGAAAAGCTGGTCTCGCAGCACAAATCTTCATGTATCTCATTCCTGGTTTCGTCATGTTCATCTTTTTCCCagctttccttttctctcactACGAGGGTTGGACTTACGATGAAGCTGTTTATTATGCTTTCGTAACGTTGACAACAATTGGCTTTGGAGATTATGTGGCAG GACAAGACAACACAAAGGGTAGTGGattcttttttgtaatgtACAAAACCTTTCTTATTTGCTGGGTCTCCTTCGGATTAGGCTACATCGTCATGATTATGACCTTCATCGCCCAAGGTATGCGCAGTAAGAAGATCATCAGGATCGAGCACAAATTGGCGATGAATTTAAAACATACGCAAAGCAAGATATGGAACGAGTTTAACAAGGAGATCAACTACTTCCGAAGAGTCTTTAATGAGCTTCAGTTTTCCAAGGTCAAA AGAGTTTATGTCGATGAATATGATTATGAAATACCGCCGACCAAATTTTCACGAAGTAACAGTTTCCCAGATCTCAGAAAGTTGATATATGGTGGCTTTGAGACCTCAGTACCTTTGCATCCTCGACGTCGTGCTAACAGTGAAGTAGTACCGACG GAACCATTAATACGAGTGGTATCGGAAACTGATCTCCAACGAATCGATAAAACGGCTACATTTGCTGCTCACGCAATGGTACAACCAGCGGAACTATTATCAAAATTGGTAAACGTTTTGGGCTACATTCCACCAcctgatgataataacgatacttccGATTGGGATcaggaatataaaaacaaagaagactCAAAAAAGACAGGAATCGAaggatttaaagaaaaagatatctttaataaacaGAATACTTGGAATGAGTCAAGCTGGAGAATCGGTGCTGATAGAATTCCTGGAATGATGCCACGATCGAGAGCAGCTAGCGAGGTGAGATTGAATATGAACAAAAATGAGTCGAATATTCATCAACAAAACGGAGAATGGACTTGGTCCGGACCGGCTGCTTCGAGGAAGATTCAGGAATTGATAAAAACTCGTAGAACTGGTCTCTCTGGTATTAAAGACAGtaaatcgtataaatttccTGCGATCACATTACCCAAGTCAGTACCAAAGAATCTCTTCTCTCCTTGGAGGCGGCAATCATCGAACAAAAAGGCACCGGACACTGAACAGTCCATTCAAAAGGGCACTCTTCCTGATATCGATCTTGAAGCAGGAGAAAATTATTCGTCGATAACAGCAAATTCTGATTTGTTTTCATCCAATTTGGACGATATCAGTGAAACCACAACATCGAGACGTCGATATTATACTCACACAGGTGCCAACAATTTGATagagagtaataatattttggaaGAGACATCTTTAGCCGATTTTCTTAGAGCTCTCACTGTTCTTCATGCAAAAATCAGCACTGTACCTAGTGATTACTCGAACACACGTAAACCTCAAAGAAAAATGGGTACTGCTTCATTGACGCCACCTAAACTTCCAAGTCTCTTCACTTTGTTCTCGCAATCCGCAGATAATCAAAATCATAGTCAAAGTAATCAAAGCACAGTGACCACGTCATCGTTGCAAGCCAATAGAAGATACTCTCTAAGACCTAGCGAATACTCACCGGCGTCTACGCCATCGTACGCAAGACGTGAAAGTATGATCAATTCTATTAAACCCAGAAGATTTTCCTTGAGACCTGTTGCTACTCCAACCAACACGCCACCGGAATATACAGCGTCTTACTTG AATTCGCGAATACGTGATGACCAGAAATCCCAGTTTTCTTCTCTCGCGGATACTTTTGTCTACGAATCTGCCAAAAAGCCACTGGTGCAAATGGAAGGAACACCAGGTGTCTCTTCACCGATCGCAACGTTCTCAAACATTCGACGTTTGTCTTTACGACCTATGCCCCAAATCCAACAATCATCTAGTCAACAGATTCAAGCCACTAAAGCTCTACCACGTTGGAAAGCTGGTATGTTGCAACGACAGATTGGTAGAATGAGCGTTCATCGTCGAGTACGAGCCTTCAGTTTAAGCGATGTGCAAGCAGATAAATCTGAAAAATCTACTGGTCTAAGCCCATTAGTAATAGATGATAATGGTAAACCAGTAACGTCTATTGTTTCTTCGAGTAAGCCGAATGTTTCTGCGGTTCAGAAGACCGTTACGATCGTATCACCAACGAAGAACGAAGTTCTTCGATCGGACAGTAACGAGTCGACCTCTGTCGATAATCAATCCCTCGTAAATACATTCTCCAATCCTTTTGTTTCCTCTTTTGTAACGACAGAAACATCTGGTAACAGTGGCACTGCTagtaattttcaatttaaaaacgTTCAAAGCGATGAAGTAAGCAGCAATATTGTATTAAACAATTTACAGAGAACATCTGAACATGAAATAAACTATAATGATACCTCTAAACAAGCTAACTCAGAaaacaatgaaagaaatatagaaaatatggaAGTTGCCAAAGAGATtacagaaaaattaattttccataAAGATCCTGCCAATTCTAAAGAAATTTTCGATGACAAATTGATATTGtctaaagacgtatcgtcaaatattaaagatagttCAAAGAACAGCTCGAAATCAACGACTAGTTCTACGATCAAATCTTCGAACGAGAAACCAAGGATATTcatagatttttataaaacttcGTTAGatgttaaaatagaaaaacccAGCGTAAATCCCTTTTTGCAGTATCAAGCTACCACGAGTGGTTCTCAATATGGGAACACCAATCCTACGGAgattaaaggagaaaaagagaataaatcgCAATACGGACAGAGAAAATTATCGGTCGAAGCACGAAAACcatggaaaaaagaatga